In Aurantimicrobium minutum, the following proteins share a genomic window:
- a CDS encoding SHOCT domain-containing protein — protein MQFTDFLWTFLFAFLLIAYIMIFFSIITDLFRDHTIGGGAKALWVIFLIAAPFIAALIYLIARGNGMAQRQQAAVAAAKKETDDYIKQVAGTSTADELAKAQALKDSGAITAAEFATLKKNILAGK, from the coding sequence ATGCAGTTCACTGACTTCCTCTGGACATTCCTGTTCGCGTTCCTCCTTATCGCGTACATCATGATTTTCTTCTCGATCATTACCGACCTGTTCCGCGACCACACCATTGGTGGAGGCGCCAAGGCTCTCTGGGTGATCTTCTTAATTGCAGCTCCTTTCATTGCTGCGCTGATTTACCTCATCGCTCGCGGTAACGGCATGGCTCAGCGTCAGCAGGCTGCTGTTGCTGCTGCAAAGAAGGAAACCGACGACTACATCAAGCAGGTCGCTGGTACTTCCACCGCTGACGAGCTGGCTAAGGCTCAGGCTCTCAAGGACTCTGGTGCAATCACCGCAGCTGAGTTCGCAACCCTGAAGAAGAACATTCTCGCAGGTAAGTAA
- a CDS encoding glutaredoxin family protein, which yields MTDSTGKITLYGAMWCGDCRRSKSLLDTLNVDYDYVDLEEVPEAADVAAGLAGRKNIPVIAFPDGAVQCEPSDSELHAKLTELGAI from the coding sequence ATGACTGACTCAACAGGGAAAATTACCTTATACGGCGCAATGTGGTGTGGCGACTGCCGCCGCTCCAAATCTCTCCTCGACACCCTCAATGTTGATTACGACTACGTTGACCTCGAGGAAGTCCCCGAAGCAGCCGATGTAGCAGCCGGCCTTGCAGGCCGAAAGAACATCCCTGTCATCGCCTTCCCAGATGGTGCCGTGCAGTGTGAGCCCAGCGACAGTGAACTCCACGCCAAGCTGACCGAGCTCGGAGCAATCTAA
- the aspS gene encoding aspartate--tRNA(Asn) ligase has translation MTERIVIKNLATIPEGPVTVAGWVDKVRDQKRVQFVVLRDESGAAQLVHPRAEESDPLADIISGLATGSFIRVTGELKLDERVKLGGLEIKVSDIEVVTAANPETPIAADSGIDKRLDWRFLDLREARNNLIFRVETTLEHAMRCYWIERDFIEIHTPKLMASASESNAELFEVEYFEGKAYLAQSPQFFKQMAQSAGFGKIFEIGPVFRADPSFTSRHATEFISVDAEMSWIDSHEDVMKMQEELLVAALTAVKEKHGEEIKELFDVDVVVPSIPFPRIPLAEAKKIVAERGYEVPRNDDDMDPEGERQIAAYVAEKYGHEFVFLTDYATSIRPFYHMRNAEDQTITNSYDLIWRGTEITTGAQREHRIDILEAQAREKGLDPKELEFYLDFFRYGVPPHGGFGMGLSRVLMLLLHQPNLREVTYLFRGPNRLTP, from the coding sequence GTGACTGAACGCATCGTAATTAAGAACCTGGCAACAATCCCCGAAGGCCCCGTAACGGTGGCTGGTTGGGTAGATAAGGTCCGTGACCAGAAGAGAGTACAGTTCGTTGTGCTCCGGGATGAGAGCGGCGCAGCCCAGCTGGTGCACCCCCGTGCCGAAGAATCTGATCCTCTTGCCGACATTATTTCTGGTTTAGCTACCGGTTCTTTCATCCGTGTTACCGGTGAACTCAAACTTGATGAGCGTGTGAAGCTCGGTGGCTTAGAAATCAAAGTCTCTGACATCGAAGTTGTCACCGCAGCTAACCCTGAAACTCCTATCGCTGCTGACAGTGGCATTGATAAGCGTTTGGATTGGCGCTTCCTGGACCTCCGTGAGGCCCGCAACAACCTCATCTTCCGGGTAGAGACCACTCTCGAGCACGCGATGCGCTGCTACTGGATTGAGCGTGACTTTATTGAGATTCACACGCCCAAGCTCATGGCTAGTGCCAGTGAATCTAACGCTGAGCTGTTTGAGGTTGAATACTTCGAGGGCAAGGCCTACTTGGCGCAGTCCCCACAGTTCTTCAAGCAGATGGCCCAGTCCGCTGGCTTTGGCAAGATTTTTGAAATTGGCCCTGTTTTCCGCGCTGACCCTTCTTTCACCTCTCGTCACGCAACCGAGTTCATTTCTGTTGACGCAGAGATGAGCTGGATTGACAGCCACGAAGACGTGATGAAGATGCAGGAAGAGCTTCTTGTTGCTGCATTGACTGCAGTGAAGGAAAAGCACGGCGAGGAAATCAAGGAACTTTTCGATGTTGACGTTGTAGTTCCCTCAATTCCTTTCCCCCGCATTCCTCTGGCAGAAGCCAAGAAAATCGTTGCCGAGCGTGGCTATGAAGTTCCTCGTAACGATGACGACATGGACCCCGAAGGTGAGCGACAGATCGCCGCATATGTTGCAGAAAAGTATGGTCACGAGTTTGTTTTCCTGACCGATTACGCCACCAGCATTCGCCCGTTCTATCACATGCGTAATGCAGAGGATCAGACCATCACCAACAGCTATGACTTGATTTGGCGTGGAACCGAAATCACCACTGGTGCTCAGCGTGAACACCGCATCGACATTCTCGAAGCCCAAGCTCGTGAGAAGGGTCTGGATCCGAAGGAACTCGAGTTCTACCTCGACTTCTTCCGATACGGGGTTCCTCCCCACGGTGGTTTCGGTATGGGTCTCTCACGTGTGTTGATGCTTCTTCTGCACCAGCCCAACCTGCGCGAGGTTACCTACCTGTTCCGCGGACCAAACCGTCTGACTCCGTAA
- a CDS encoding histidine phosphatase family protein translates to MVATQLHLVRHGEVYNPNRVLYGRLPEYGLSDAGHQMAALAAADLASRGRTFSQLIASPLQRTQESAAPVSKALNLPVKLDERVIEPTNAFEGKRMRGPESALKDPGNWKYLINPFKPSWGEPYQSVASRMREAMTDAAVSVPDGDVVIVSHQLPIWMVHRDVSGKKLFHDPRSRRCTLSSITTLELIDPLKPELGFVEVGYVEPASELTATALDVGAV, encoded by the coding sequence ATGGTCGCCACGCAGTTGCACCTTGTCCGACACGGCGAGGTCTACAACCCGAATAGGGTGCTGTACGGACGCCTACCCGAATACGGACTCTCAGATGCCGGTCACCAAATGGCCGCACTCGCCGCGGCCGATTTAGCAAGCCGTGGACGCACTTTTTCGCAGTTGATTGCCTCCCCACTTCAACGGACCCAAGAGTCTGCCGCGCCGGTTTCCAAGGCACTCAACCTGCCAGTGAAACTTGATGAGCGTGTGATTGAACCGACAAACGCATTCGAGGGAAAAAGAATGCGAGGACCAGAATCTGCATTGAAAGATCCTGGTAATTGGAAATACCTCATTAATCCTTTCAAGCCCAGTTGGGGCGAGCCTTACCAATCCGTTGCTTCACGGATGCGTGAAGCAATGACAGACGCAGCGGTTTCAGTCCCTGACGGCGATGTCGTCATAGTCAGTCACCAATTACCTATTTGGATGGTTCACCGTGATGTCAGTGGCAAGAAACTGTTTCATGACCCCCGGTCTCGCCGCTGCACACTCTCGAGCATCACGACTCTCGAGTTGATTGACCCGCTCAAGCCTGAACTAGGTTTTGTCGAGGTTGGTTATGTTGAACCTGCCTCAGAGCTCACAGCTACAGCATTGGATGTGGGAGCTGTATGA
- a CDS encoding TlpA family protein disulfide reductase, with protein MSSRLTRTLVVGATALALALTGCSSDPLAQQYREGSNKNYIAGDGSVTEILLENRGEPITFTGTTETGETVTSEQYLGNVLVVNFWYAGCAPCRAEAADLEQVYQETSPSGVNFLGVNVRDQAATAISFNERFGVTYPSIMDQNGQAQLSFASQVPPNAVPTTLVLDAQGRVAARILGQLQSPSILTTLINDVAAEKSTG; from the coding sequence ATGAGTTCACGATTGACGCGCACATTGGTTGTCGGCGCTACTGCACTTGCCCTGGCACTGACCGGATGTTCATCAGACCCTCTTGCTCAGCAATATCGAGAAGGTTCAAACAAGAACTACATCGCTGGAGACGGTTCTGTCACCGAGATCCTGCTGGAGAACCGTGGTGAGCCCATCACATTTACGGGCACCACTGAAACGGGTGAAACCGTTACTTCAGAGCAGTATCTCGGCAATGTTCTTGTGGTGAATTTCTGGTACGCCGGCTGTGCACCCTGCCGTGCCGAAGCAGCTGACCTTGAGCAGGTCTACCAGGAGACCTCTCCATCAGGTGTGAACTTCCTCGGAGTTAATGTCCGTGACCAAGCAGCGACAGCAATCTCTTTCAATGAGCGGTTTGGTGTGACTTACCCCAGCATCATGGATCAAAACGGGCAAGCTCAGCTTTCTTTTGCCTCCCAAGTTCCACCCAACGCAGTTCCCACCACGCTGGTTTTGGATGCTCAGGGACGTGTTGCTGCTCGAATTCTTGGGCAGCTGCAAAGCCCGTCCATTCTGACCACTTTGATTAACGACGTCGCCGCAGAAAAGAGCACGGGTTAA
- a CDS encoding cytochrome c biogenesis CcdA family protein yields MENVGELVYSGQLLVAIPLAILAGLISFASPCVLPLVPGYLAYVSGVSAPASDAQTRRANMWRMVAGVSLFIAGFSAVFIAYGAAFGAVGVWLLQWQELITVILGFVVIAMGLIFIGQFGFFQRTAKLNISPATGLAGAPLLGVVFGLGWTPCIGPTLTAILSLSIDTASPWRGALLGFAYCVGLGIPFILLAFGLSWATSSVAFLKRHIRAINIFGGILLIVLGVLMVTGLWTQWIYQLQAVISNFVPTI; encoded by the coding sequence ATGGAGAACGTGGGCGAGCTGGTTTACAGCGGGCAACTTCTTGTCGCCATCCCTTTGGCAATACTTGCCGGTCTTATTTCCTTTGCTTCACCATGTGTGCTTCCACTAGTTCCGGGATATCTCGCCTACGTCAGTGGTGTGAGTGCGCCGGCAAGTGATGCACAAACTCGTCGCGCAAATATGTGGCGCATGGTGGCTGGGGTGTCACTGTTCATCGCGGGATTCTCTGCCGTATTCATTGCCTATGGTGCAGCATTTGGTGCAGTGGGTGTCTGGCTTCTTCAATGGCAGGAACTCATTACCGTCATCCTTGGCTTCGTAGTCATTGCGATGGGTTTGATATTCATCGGCCAATTTGGATTCTTTCAGCGCACAGCCAAGCTCAACATTTCTCCAGCAACAGGACTAGCCGGCGCACCGCTTCTCGGTGTCGTCTTTGGTTTGGGATGGACTCCCTGTATTGGCCCGACCCTCACCGCTATCTTGTCTTTGAGTATTGACACTGCTTCGCCGTGGCGGGGCGCATTGCTAGGTTTTGCCTACTGCGTTGGCCTGGGTATCCCCTTTATCCTGCTTGCCTTCGGATTGAGTTGGGCAACAAGTTCCGTGGCATTCTTGAAGCGTCACATTCGCGCGATCAACATCTTCGGCGGCATTTTGCTCATCGTATTGGGTGTGCTCATGGTGACAGGATTGTGGACTCAATGGATTTATCAACTGCAGGCGGTGATCAGTAACTTTGTCCCGACCATCTGA
- the resB gene encoding cytochrome c biogenesis protein ResB: MSRPSDHYDSAADAKIVNPQLGVVGWLRWFWRQLTSMRTALLLLLLLAIAAVPGSLVPQRSSDPNGVSQYFVDHKDVAPILDKFQLFDVYSSAWFSAIYLLLFISLIGCVLPRTKHHFEALRAQPPATPANLGRLPAHAELTVSGKSAVEVLEASKAVLKADRYRVARYDRPASGKGKLASTGAITVSAERGYMRETGNLVFHFALVGVLIAVGFGGGFGFAGQRAIYEGQAFTNSLIAFDSFNPGRFFNSSSLPPYTITLDKFTTVYEEQNANAIGQPVDYTAEVTTQIKGQEPQKQVIKVNEPLRIEGTDVYLLGNGYAPTVTVRDPEGNVIFTDSVNFLPQDKNLTSLGVIKLPDGLKEQVGLIGFFYPTVSEGHSGAFFSMYPDLVDPRLTLDVYSGDLGLDDGIPRSVYALDTEDMTKLAGRKAPQKSLEMKIGETVELPQGLGTVTFDGVKKFVSLDIHRDPTQGWVLFFSMAALAGLLVSLFIPRRRMWVSVTENSDGSVTAECAGLARGDDPSLESAVNALKDKIHRALGLNS; encoded by the coding sequence TTGTCCCGACCATCTGATCACTACGACTCTGCGGCTGACGCCAAAATCGTTAACCCCCAACTGGGGGTTGTGGGCTGGTTGCGCTGGTTCTGGCGTCAACTCACCAGCATGCGCACTGCATTGCTGTTGCTGCTTTTGCTCGCCATCGCTGCAGTCCCAGGTTCACTCGTTCCTCAGCGCAGCTCTGATCCCAACGGTGTAAGCCAGTACTTTGTGGACCACAAAGACGTGGCACCTATCTTGGATAAGTTCCAGCTCTTCGATGTCTATTCATCTGCCTGGTTCTCCGCGATTTACTTGCTTCTCTTTATTTCTCTGATTGGCTGTGTGCTTCCTCGCACCAAACACCACTTTGAGGCATTGCGCGCACAACCCCCAGCAACCCCAGCAAATCTGGGACGTCTTCCGGCCCATGCGGAGCTCACCGTTTCAGGTAAGAGCGCCGTAGAAGTGCTCGAAGCATCGAAAGCCGTCCTCAAAGCAGACCGATACCGTGTCGCACGCTATGACCGGCCTGCGTCAGGAAAAGGCAAGCTCGCCAGCACCGGAGCAATCACTGTTTCAGCAGAGCGCGGATACATGCGCGAAACAGGAAACCTTGTTTTCCACTTTGCTCTCGTCGGCGTTCTCATTGCGGTTGGTTTCGGCGGTGGCTTTGGCTTTGCCGGTCAGCGCGCTATCTATGAAGGCCAAGCATTTACTAACAGCTTGATTGCCTTCGACTCGTTCAACCCAGGACGTTTCTTCAACTCCTCCTCGCTCCCTCCGTACACCATCACTTTGGATAAGTTCACAACGGTCTATGAGGAACAAAACGCGAACGCTATTGGGCAGCCGGTTGACTACACCGCTGAGGTAACTACCCAAATCAAGGGGCAAGAACCCCAGAAACAAGTTATTAAAGTGAACGAGCCTTTGCGCATTGAGGGCACTGACGTTTACCTCCTGGGTAATGGCTACGCCCCAACTGTCACTGTTCGTGACCCTGAGGGGAACGTCATTTTCACCGACTCGGTGAACTTCTTGCCACAAGATAAGAACCTCACCTCACTGGGTGTGATCAAACTCCCAGACGGCCTCAAAGAACAAGTCGGGTTGATCGGGTTCTTCTATCCCACCGTTAGTGAAGGACACAGCGGAGCATTCTTCTCGATGTATCCAGACCTCGTAGATCCTCGCCTCACCCTCGACGTCTACTCTGGTGACCTCGGTCTTGATGACGGTATTCCTCGTTCTGTTTATGCACTTGATACAGAAGACATGACCAAGCTCGCTGGACGCAAGGCTCCGCAGAAGTCCCTCGAGATGAAAATCGGTGAAACTGTCGAGTTACCTCAAGGTTTGGGCACTGTCACGTTTGACGGGGTAAAGAAGTTTGTCTCGCTCGATATTCACCGAGATCCAACACAAGGCTGGGTGCTGTTCTTCTCCATGGCTGCGCTCGCAGGCTTGTTGGTGTCATTGTTTATCCCACGTCGACGCATGTGGGTTTCGGTCACAGAAAATTCTGATGGTTCGGTCACAGCGGAATGCGCTGGTTTGGCACGTGGTGACGACCCAAGCTTAGAAAGTGCTGTTAACGCCCTCAAAGACAAAATTCACCGAGCTCTAGGATTGAACTCGTGA
- the ccsB gene encoding c-type cytochrome biogenesis protein CcsB translates to MAIYAIAFVLFTLDLAKGASSGSAPVGEATTVAVVPERRKLARIAMSLTVLGFILQFAATMMRGFAASRVPWANMYEFAMTGTLVIVAVFLIVNLKWDMKFLGAFITGLVLLLLGLAATRYYVEVVPLPPALQSYWLVIHVFVATLATGFFALGFALSLMQLLQTKRENAVAANEKTRLGFLTRLPDSVQLENYAYRLIIIGFVMWTFTLIAGAIWAEKAWGRYWGWDTKEVWTFIIWTVYAGYIHARSTRGWRGTRSAWLAIVGFAAVIFNFTVVNIFFKGLHAYSGL, encoded by the coding sequence ATGGCGATTTACGCCATCGCCTTTGTGCTGTTCACACTGGATCTAGCCAAGGGTGCGAGTAGTGGTTCCGCTCCTGTGGGCGAAGCCACCACCGTCGCCGTGGTTCCTGAACGCCGCAAGCTTGCTCGCATCGCAATGTCACTGACGGTTTTGGGATTCATTCTCCAATTCGCCGCAACCATGATGCGAGGATTTGCTGCCTCACGTGTTCCTTGGGCGAACATGTATGAGTTCGCCATGACAGGAACTCTGGTCATTGTTGCCGTGTTCCTTATTGTGAACCTCAAGTGGGATATGAAGTTCCTTGGTGCCTTCATTACCGGTTTGGTGCTGTTGCTACTTGGGCTGGCTGCAACCCGCTACTACGTCGAAGTTGTTCCGCTTCCGCCAGCACTGCAGTCCTATTGGCTCGTTATTCACGTCTTCGTGGCGACACTGGCAACAGGATTCTTTGCCTTGGGCTTCGCTCTCTCACTGATGCAACTCCTTCAGACCAAACGCGAGAATGCCGTCGCGGCGAACGAAAAGACCCGTTTGGGATTCCTCACCCGGTTACCTGACTCTGTTCAACTCGAGAACTACGCGTACCGACTCATCATCATCGGCTTTGTGATGTGGACATTCACTTTGATCGCCGGGGCAATCTGGGCTGAAAAGGCGTGGGGACGATACTGGGGCTGGGACACCAAAGAAGTGTGGACCTTCATTATCTGGACCGTCTACGCCGGCTACATTCACGCCCGGTCGACACGTGGATGGCGTGGCACACGCTCCGCGTGGCTTGCCATTGTTGGTTTCGCTGCCGTGATCTTCAACTTCACAGTCGTGAACATCTTCTTCAAGGGCTTACACGCCTACTCCGGTTTATAA